The Papaver somniferum cultivar HN1 chromosome 6, ASM357369v1, whole genome shotgun sequence genome segment CCTAACCTGACCGACCAAATACTAACAGTTTTGAAACAGAAAGACAGGTACATCGCGTATGCGTTTAGACTAGTAATAGATAAAATAAGTGATGCTTAATATGATTAATCTATTTAGCAGATTGGATACCTAGATAGTAAGTGCTTCAACTGAAGGGTCAGCTATTTCGGCGAGAAATTTTTTCCATTAATCCTTAGTCATTATCGGTTCATGCATGTCTTTACTAGGACCATAAATTTTCCATCTCCAGATCTTTTTAGTTTTTCAAAACCTCATACATAAGAAGAGGCCTGCTATTACCTGCACGCCCAGGTAGCTAGGCGAAGAAAGCTAGCAATATCAGCTCAACCCCGATGCAAGTGGGATTCAAAACTCAAACCTCTTGTACAACCACTTGATGGATTATTTTAACAGATTGTTTGTTTGCTTAAATAAATACCAAAAATTTTGAatgtgtattttttttatttatttttttcttccatttgAAATTCTCGATCACTACGTCGGGTCCCTACAACTTTACTCTGCTTCTCCTACATTTTAATTTATTAATGTGACCTTGTTTCTTTCAGATTTTTGTGACTTAAAACAGTGAATATGGACCATGGTGTTGAAGTATTGCCCTCTATAAGAACGAAGGAAAAGGATGAATGGAAAAGTAGGCAGGTATGCAAAACTTGAGATCATATAATAGTTTCACTAGTTTATTCTGATCCTAAATGTAATTGGAGACAGCTTAACAAAAGACGTGCACTTAAGGCTTACTTCATTGGCTCCTTGAGATGGATCAAACTCAAACTAGAATAACTAGCATGTCCGTAGTATTTATTTGACTCGCACCTCAACCTTGTTGTACTTTCTTCGTGGAAGAAATTTTGGTTGTTTTTCTTTTGCTGATCACACATGTTTCAAATTGGAAACTGCAGTTAGTGTTTTCTGTAAACTTGAAACTCTTATTGTTATGATGGTTCCTTATCTTTGTTCATTATGTTGATGTTATAAATGTTCAAATTCTAACTAGAAATTCTAATATCACCATCTTCAACCAGATTCCGTCAAGGATGCCCTCTAGAATTGCTCAAATTCGCCTTGTAAATGGGCATCCAGAGGTTTATGAACCCTGTGATGATTCCTTTGCTCTAGTTGATGCACTCTTGGCTGATCGAAAAAATCTTTTAGAGCATCAACCCATGTTTTGCATGGAAGTTGGTTGTGGTAGTGGTTACGTCATTACATCTCTAGCGATCATGCTAATGCAGGAGGACAGTGCTGCAAGTGTCAGCTATTTTGCTATGGATATTAATCCACATGCTGTGAGAGTTACAAGTGAAACTTTGAAGGCTCATACAGTCCTTGCAGAGGTACTATGTGATAATATTGCATCGTCGGGGCTGGAAAAAAGGCCGTGGGGGAAGGTTGATGTGATGGTTGTGAACCCACCATATGTACCAACTCCAGAAGATGAAGTAGGTCGTGATGGAATTGCTTCTGCTTGGGCTGGAGGGGAAAATGGACGGACTGTTATTGACAAAATACTACCTGTTGCCGACAAACTCTTGTCCAACAAGGGTTGGTTGTACATGGTTACACTAGCAGCCAACAATCCTTCACAGATATGCCTTGTCATGAAAGAAAAAGGTTATGCATCTCGTATAATAGTTCAGAGATCAACAGAGGAAGAGAGCCTCCATGTTATCAAGTTCTGGAGGGATCCTGATCTTCAAGTGGAAGAGCCAAAGGATCGATCAGTGGCCACAATGCAAAGAACATCATCTGCTGGATTGATGGATTCTGTTTTCCTTCAATTTCCCCGTATGCCTTTTTGGAGGAACGATAACAGTAGCACTTCATAGGAGATCCTGGTGATATTTCATTTTACTTGTATTGGTTGTTAGCAGGATTGACAGGATGGGGGATGCACATTTTTAATTCCCTCGTCTGTAATGGTGCAGCTCGTGGGGTTTAGGTGGGGTTTAATGTCAGACAACATTTTGTTATTTAATTAGCTTTTAGGTTAGTTTTTAATACCCGGCTACTAGTTTAGGGTCTAGTATGATTATTTGGGGACAATGAATTTCTTCAACCAATCTAGAGAAaagaatatgggatgtctaaacTATGGTAAAATACTAAATTACCCTTTAAAGAAACCTTGATCACTCTAACACAAATACAAAGTCATAATCACtcaattaacaaatacaaaaatcattaatcaaaactcatttttttttcaatttccaccaatatcaaaactaaaacctaatcaatcacaaacaacaattgagttctaatttttttcttgggttttcaaaaaaaaatcgaaaacaaacaattcaagtgattgtgttaAATCCCTTTAATCCATTTCTTTTAAGAAGGACTCAACAATGATTTAACTCTAAATCTCTGAAATTTACTCATAATTTTTTTCGaaaatcaacccagaatcggtttatgcgtGCACTAGATTAGTCTGATTGTAGTTGATGTTACACGAAATCGGTTTTTATTATACACTTACATAAACCGATTCTCGGCCCAAGTTTGGATTTGTAGAGAAATCAAAAATCGGTTTTTATATGTCTCATATATAAACCTATTATGGAAAGGTAGCTGTTTCCCATTATTCCAAATTCACAATCGGACTATTCGTGCGTTTATACGATCC includes the following:
- the LOC113289876 gene encoding hemK methyltransferase family member 2-like; translation: MDHGVEVLPSIRTKEKDEWKSRQIPSRMPSRIAQIRLVNGHPEVYEPCDDSFALVDALLADRKNLLEHQPMFCMEVGCGSGYVITSLAIMLMQEDSAASVSYFAMDINPHAVRVTSETLKAHTVLAEVLCDNIASSGLEKRPWGKVDVMVVNPPYVPTPEDEVGRDGIASAWAGGENGRTVIDKILPVADKLLSNKGWLYMVTLAANNPSQICLVMKEKGYASRIIVQRSTEEESLHVIKFWRDPDLQVEEPKDRSVATMQRTSSAGLMDSVFLQFPRMPFWRNDNSSTS